The following are encoded in a window of Pseudomonas graminis genomic DNA:
- a CDS encoding IS110 family transposase translates to MAIHVGLDVGSRTTAMGWRDKGRSAGAWVIAQTPKGRKAAVKKLLALKPLSVVMEATGIYYLDLAIELSAAGLPVSVINPKSSRNFARLKLQHSKTDAIDAQLLAEYGERMTPSLWTPPTSAQLELRAIGRHINRLVDHRTQAKNELHALKATDTSSALLIEDEEEAIAAFDKRIERFRKAGLDLVASCPVLQGQFDNMLAAPGMGEVSTLAALAEMATLPTTLKSGQVSRHAGLDVRLTQSGTSIDKPGRLSKCGNAYLRCSMYMPALTAIRCDPYVKGFYEALVGRGKRKMQAICAVMRKYLTGLWACMRSGEDFNTAKLFSEKHLQKA, encoded by the coding sequence ATGGCTATTCACGTCGGTCTTGATGTTGGTTCACGCACGACGGCTATGGGATGGCGCGATAAGGGTCGATCAGCCGGCGCGTGGGTAATTGCTCAAACACCTAAAGGCCGCAAGGCTGCCGTCAAGAAACTCCTGGCCCTCAAACCGCTCAGCGTTGTCATGGAAGCCACCGGTATCTATTACCTGGATCTGGCGATAGAGCTGAGTGCAGCGGGTTTGCCGGTGTCGGTGATTAACCCGAAAAGCTCCCGTAATTTTGCCAGGCTGAAGCTTCAGCACAGCAAGACGGATGCAATCGATGCCCAGTTGCTTGCCGAATATGGCGAGCGTATGACGCCTAGCTTGTGGACTCCGCCAACTTCCGCCCAGCTTGAGCTGCGGGCTATCGGCCGGCACATCAATCGTTTGGTCGACCACCGTACCCAGGCGAAAAATGAGTTGCACGCGCTTAAGGCGACTGACACGTCCTCGGCACTGCTGATCGAAGACGAAGAAGAGGCCATCGCAGCCTTTGACAAGCGTATTGAACGCTTCAGAAAGGCTGGACTGGATCTGGTTGCCAGCTGTCCGGTGCTGCAAGGTCAGTTCGATAATATGCTGGCGGCCCCCGGCATGGGCGAGGTCTCCACGCTGGCCGCGCTTGCCGAAATGGCGACCCTGCCAACGACCTTGAAGTCAGGCCAGGTAAGCCGCCATGCAGGGCTGGATGTACGGCTGACTCAGTCTGGAACGAGCATCGACAAGCCTGGCAGGCTCAGCAAATGCGGCAACGCTTACTTACGCTGTTCAATGTACATGCCAGCGCTGACTGCGATCCGCTGCGATCCCTATGTGAAGGGTTTTTACGAGGCTCTGGTGGGCCGAGGCAAACGTAAGATGCAAGCGATCTGCGCGGTGATGCGTAAATACCTGACAGGTTTGTGGGCTTGCATGCGCAGCGGCGAAGACTTCAATACGGCCAAGCTTTTCAGCGAAAAACATCTGCAAAAAGCTTGA
- a CDS encoding c-type cytochrome — MRRGTLYRAASLIVVAGLIVCAAMLWRPSIDPLAQAPAVDEASARRGARVAEQGDCAVCHTRPGGAYMAGGLPLVTPFGTLYTTNITPDRDTGIGSWPPEAFVRAMRHGVSRDGHFLYPAFPYVHYSKMSDGDISDVYAYLMSVDPVSARAPENHMMFPMNFRPLVSFWNLLFLRDDRLTDLPDRSAQWNRGRYLVEGAGHCSSCHTPLNFIGGEKGSEHLGGGLVDGWNAPALTGMAQRSNPWTAEQLVTYLRAGVAGHHGAAAGPMLPVSLSLAQLPEADAQAIADYLLSLDSNSLDSNTPSSGPDCEATGAASAGAASRVSAPALAQGEALFAGACAGCHGGGAPMRTIDGRPGLSVVSAATASDPRNLIKTILDGIPMSDRAPSHYMPPFADTLDDAHIAALAGYLRNQACGAAPWRDLQQTVNTLRQEGQSK; from the coding sequence ATGAGGCGTGGGACGCTTTACCGGGCAGCATCGTTGATCGTCGTCGCCGGCCTGATCGTCTGCGCGGCAATGCTGTGGCGCCCCTCGATCGACCCGCTGGCTCAGGCGCCGGCGGTCGATGAGGCCAGCGCCCGCCGTGGCGCGCGGGTGGCGGAGCAGGGCGATTGCGCGGTCTGCCACACGCGCCCCGGCGGTGCGTACATGGCAGGTGGGCTGCCACTGGTGACGCCCTTCGGTACGTTGTACACCACCAACATCACCCCCGACCGCGACACGGGCATAGGCAGCTGGCCGCCTGAAGCATTTGTCCGCGCCATGCGTCACGGCGTTTCCCGCGACGGCCACTTTCTCTATCCGGCGTTTCCCTACGTCCACTACAGCAAGATGTCCGATGGCGACATCAGCGACGTATACGCCTACCTCATGAGCGTCGATCCGGTCTCGGCCCGTGCGCCGGAAAACCACATGATGTTCCCGATGAATTTCCGCCCGCTAGTGTCATTCTGGAACCTGCTTTTTTTGCGTGACGATCGCCTGACCGACCTGCCGGATCGCTCGGCGCAATGGAATCGCGGGCGCTATCTGGTCGAAGGCGCGGGGCATTGTTCGTCCTGCCACACGCCGCTCAACTTCATCGGTGGGGAGAAGGGCAGTGAGCATCTGGGTGGCGGTCTGGTGGACGGCTGGAATGCACCGGCCCTGACCGGTATGGCACAGCGCAGCAACCCGTGGACCGCCGAGCAGTTGGTCACCTACCTGCGTGCCGGCGTCGCCGGACATCACGGCGCAGCGGCCGGGCCAATGCTGCCGGTCAGCCTGAGTCTGGCGCAACTGCCTGAAGCGGACGCTCAAGCCATCGCCGATTACCTCCTCAGCCTGGACAGCAACAGCCTGGACAGCAACACGCCGTCATCCGGTCCGGACTGCGAGGCAACAGGCGCAGCGTCAGCAGGTGCTGCGAGCCGTGTATCGGCGCCGGCGTTGGCTCAGGGCGAAGCGCTTTTCGCCGGGGCCTGCGCGGGCTGTCACGGCGGCGGGGCGCCCATGCGCACGATCGACGGACGGCCGGGCCTGAGCGTGGTGTCGGCGGCTACCGCAAGCGACCCGCGAAACCTGATCAAGACGATTCTCGATGGCATCCCGATGTCAGACCGGGCGCCCAGTCATTACATGCCGCCGTTCGCCGACACCCTCGACGACGCGCACATCGCCGCGCTCGCCGGTTATCTGCGCAATCAGGCGTGTGGCGCCGCGCCGTGGCGCGATCTGCAACAAACGGTCAACACGCTTCGTCAGGAGGGTCAGTCGAAATGA
- a CDS encoding mechanosensitive ion channel family protein, with protein MSTVVPHYSLAWSLLLLLADALAWHLLADRNRLARIATRLAAFVAYSLVIINAGVSPLEAPAWPDDSALQFGATALAIVWWLYAARTLTVVLGLALTSRVGHSGRLLQEVIGAVIFLIAIVAAAGYVLQLPVKGLLATSGAMAIIVGLALQSTLSDVFSGIILNTTKPYQVDDSISIDGMEGKVMDIDWRATHLLTGVGTMVVIPNSVAAKAKIVNLSRPVHIHGVSINIMMSPHIRPRRVLDALERALQGCSALLQTPKPRAVVKETSPTTIEYAVTGFISDLNNKSDVRNLLFDLAYRHLEAAGIAWQSETTAEAMSRPRALLDEVKVFRTSTAEEKDHLAQSMVAREYTAGQTIIEVDEITDGLLVIATGVVSASVKDGNEMVEAGRMGPGEVMGEQSVLADTPSQARFTALTSCVVYRIDKTATRQAMEQRVEIVMALNKLQAVRQQGTQHVLMRKPAVIKKNNFLGWLQKR; from the coding sequence ATGTCGACCGTCGTCCCTCACTATTCGCTGGCGTGGAGCCTGCTTCTGTTGCTCGCCGACGCGCTGGCCTGGCACTTGCTGGCCGACCGCAACCGGCTGGCGCGCATCGCCACGCGGCTGGCGGCATTCGTCGCCTACAGCCTGGTGATCATCAATGCCGGGGTGAGCCCGCTGGAAGCGCCGGCCTGGCCTGACGACAGCGCCCTCCAATTCGGCGCCACGGCGCTGGCGATCGTCTGGTGGCTCTACGCCGCACGTACCCTCACCGTGGTTCTGGGTCTGGCGCTGACCAGTCGCGTGGGCCACAGTGGTCGGCTGTTGCAGGAAGTCATCGGCGCGGTGATTTTCCTGATCGCCATCGTGGCCGCGGCGGGTTATGTGCTGCAGCTCCCGGTCAAGGGGCTGCTGGCGACGTCCGGGGCGATGGCGATCATCGTCGGCCTGGCCCTGCAGAGCACGCTGAGCGACGTGTTCTCCGGGATCATCCTCAACACCACCAAGCCGTATCAGGTCGACGACTCGATCTCCATCGACGGCATGGAAGGCAAAGTCATGGACATCGACTGGCGCGCCACGCATTTGCTCACGGGCGTCGGCACCATGGTGGTCATTCCCAATTCCGTGGCGGCCAAAGCCAAGATCGTCAATTTGAGCCGACCGGTCCATATTCATGGCGTGTCGATCAACATCATGATGTCGCCGCACATTCGCCCGCGCCGGGTACTTGATGCGCTGGAGCGTGCGCTGCAGGGCTGCAGCGCTCTGCTGCAGACGCCCAAGCCTCGCGCAGTGGTCAAGGAAACCAGCCCCACCACCATTGAATACGCGGTCACCGGGTTCATCAGCGACCTGAACAACAAGAGCGATGTGCGCAATCTGCTGTTCGATCTGGCCTATCGGCATCTGGAAGCGGCGGGCATCGCCTGGCAGTCGGAAACCACCGCCGAAGCGATGTCTCGGCCGCGGGCGTTGCTGGACGAGGTCAAGGTGTTCCGCACCAGCACCGCCGAAGAAAAGGACCACCTGGCTCAGAGCATGGTCGCTCGGGAATACACCGCCGGGCAGACGATCATCGAAGTCGATGAGATCACCGACGGCTTGCTGGTGATTGCCACAGGCGTGGTGTCGGCGAGCGTCAAGGACGGCAACGAGATGGTGGAAGCCGGGCGCATGGGCCCGGGCGAAGTGATGGGTGAACAGAGTGTGCTGGCCGACACGCCGTCCCAGGCGCGCTTCACCGCCCTCACCTCCTGCGTCGTTTACCGCATCGACAAAACCGCCACCCGGCAGGCCATGGAACAGCGCGTTGAAATCGTCATGGCGTTGAACAAGCTGCAAGCGGTCCGCCAGCAAGGCACCCAGCATGTGCTGATGCGCAAACCGGCGGTGATCAAGAAGAATAATTTTCTGGGATGGTTGCAGAAGCGATGA
- a CDS encoding MBL fold metallo-hydrolase, with amino-acid sequence MRSSVLPLARSVALGVALCSGLAFAQAPAQQKTQVPGYFRLAVGDYEVTALFDGYNDLSPKLLKGMKPEAIRALLARRDIDTPGVQTAFNAFLINTGEHLILVDTGAGQCIGETAGMLSQNIRAAGYQPDQVDTILLTHMHLDHVCGLVDAEKKPVFANATVYAAKPEADYWLDPTAIGRVPEQAKAYFRIAQESTAPYVAAGRFKTFAPGQSPVPEVSTALEAGHTPGSTTYQFSSRGQTILFIGDLIHSLAVQFDHPAVSIAFDENSQKAIASRDQVFTEAASKKIWVAAAHLPFPGTGHIVAIDKHFQWVPVEYGPYQRAAHVPLLE; translated from the coding sequence ATGCGCTCATCCGTTCTCCCGCTCGCCCGTTCCGTCGCTCTCGGAGTCGCCTTGTGCTCTGGTCTGGCCTTCGCTCAAGCGCCCGCCCAGCAGAAAACCCAGGTGCCCGGTTATTTCCGTCTGGCTGTCGGCGACTACGAAGTCACGGCGCTGTTCGACGGCTACAACGACCTGTCGCCCAAGCTGCTCAAGGGCATGAAGCCTGAAGCAATCCGCGCCTTGCTGGCCCGCCGCGACATCGACACGCCGGGCGTGCAGACCGCGTTCAACGCGTTCCTGATCAACACCGGCGAGCACCTGATCCTCGTCGACACCGGCGCCGGCCAATGCATCGGCGAGACGGCGGGCATGCTTTCGCAGAACATCAGGGCCGCCGGGTATCAGCCGGATCAGGTCGACACCATTCTGCTGACCCACATGCACCTGGATCACGTCTGCGGCCTGGTCGACGCCGAAAAGAAACCGGTGTTCGCCAATGCCACGGTGTACGCCGCCAAACCCGAAGCCGATTACTGGCTGGACCCCACCGCCATCGGCCGGGTGCCGGAGCAGGCCAAGGCCTACTTCAGGATCGCCCAGGAGTCCACCGCACCCTACGTCGCCGCAGGCCGGTTCAAGACCTTCGCCCCGGGCCAGTCGCCGGTGCCGGAAGTCAGCACAGCGCTGGAGGCGGGGCACACGCCGGGCAGCACGACGTACCAATTCAGCTCCAGAGGCCAGACCATTCTGTTCATCGGCGACCTGATCCACAGCCTGGCCGTGCAGTTTGATCACCCGGCGGTGAGCATCGCTTTCGACGAGAACAGCCAGAAGGCCATCGCCAGCCGTGATCAAGTATTCACCGAGGCGGCCAGCAAGAAGATCTGGGTGGCCGCCGCGCACCTGCCATTCCCCGGCACCGGTCACATCGTCGCCATCGACAAGCACTTCCAGTGGGTGCCGGTCGAGTACGGCCCGTATCAACGCGCGGCCCATGTGCCGTTGCTGGAATAG
- the hemB gene encoding porphobilinogen synthase yields the protein MSSLFPAARPRRLRSNENLRSLFQESEFTLNDLVLPIFVEEEIDDFVPINSMPGVQRIPESKLAQEVERYARAGIKSVMTFGVSHHLDATGSDTWQENGLVSRISRTIKSAVPEMIVMSDTCFCEYTDHGHCGVMHGGHVDNDATIENLGKQAVMAARAGADVIAPSAAMDGQVKAIRAALDAAGFTQTPIMAYSTKFASALYGPFREAGGSALKGDRKTYQMNPMNRREALRESLLDEAEGADALMVKPAGAYLDIIRDIREASNLPLAAYQVSGEYAMIKFGAQAGAIDEHRVVRETLGAIKRAGADLIFTYFAMDLALSGI from the coding sequence ATGTCCAGTCTGTTTCCCGCTGCCCGTCCACGCCGTCTGCGCAGCAACGAAAACCTTCGCTCGCTGTTTCAGGAAAGCGAATTCACCCTGAATGATCTGGTGTTGCCGATCTTCGTCGAAGAAGAAATCGACGACTTCGTGCCCATTAACAGCATGCCCGGCGTGCAGCGCATCCCCGAGTCAAAGCTGGCCCAGGAAGTCGAGCGCTATGCCCGCGCCGGCATCAAGTCGGTGATGACTTTCGGCGTGTCCCACCACCTGGACGCCACCGGCAGCGACACCTGGCAGGAAAACGGCCTGGTCTCGCGGATCTCGCGGACCATCAAGTCCGCCGTGCCGGAAATGATCGTGATGTCTGACACCTGCTTCTGCGAGTACACCGACCACGGCCATTGCGGCGTGATGCACGGCGGCCATGTCGACAATGACGCGACCATTGAAAACCTTGGCAAGCAGGCGGTGATGGCAGCCCGTGCCGGCGCTGACGTGATTGCCCCATCAGCCGCGATGGACGGCCAGGTAAAGGCCATCCGTGCCGCCCTCGACGCCGCCGGTTTCACCCAGACGCCGATCATGGCGTACTCGACCAAGTTCGCCTCGGCGCTGTACGGCCCGTTCCGCGAAGCCGGCGGCTCGGCCCTGAAGGGTGACCGCAAAACCTACCAAATGAACCCGATGAACCGCCGCGAAGCCCTGCGCGAATCGCTGCTGGACGAGGCTGAAGGCGCCGATGCGCTGATGGTCAAGCCGGCTGGCGCGTACCTGGACATCATCCGCGACATCCGCGAAGCCTCGAACCTGCCACTGGCGGCGTATCAGGTCAGCGGCGAGTACGCGATGATCAAGTTCGGCGCCCAGGCCGGCGCCATCGACGAACACCGCGTCGTGCGCGAAACCCTCGGCGCGATCAAACGCGCGGGTGCGGATCTGATCTTCACGTACTTTGCGATGGATTTGGCGCTCAGCGGGATCTGA
- a CDS encoding VTT domain-containing protein — MNELQQLNESHGLLLVFVNVLLEQIGLPVPAYPTLIVTGALAMQSKPLLGAGVLVAMVACLIADGLWYWAGKRYGGVLLKTICKISLSQDTCIRQGLTVYERVGPRAMLLSKFLPGAGALVTTVAGMNATPIGVFVRYSLAGSFIWAGSALLLGMLFSDALIPMLDWLSGYIPVAIVSVLAVLGLFIGWKYSKRRRLKARTARIPRITVPELLALRDTVDAPVVIDVRPSFHAAVVEGIPGAVSISLEEPIAPWIERLGDVDMVFYCACPNELSAALLAEKLHAHGLTRGKALIGGLDAWQAAHVQPEAPGRTAA; from the coding sequence ATGAACGAACTGCAGCAGCTGAATGAAAGCCACGGGCTGTTGCTGGTGTTCGTCAACGTGCTGCTGGAGCAGATCGGCTTGCCGGTGCCGGCCTACCCGACCCTGATCGTGACCGGGGCGCTGGCCATGCAGAGCAAGCCGCTGTTGGGCGCCGGGGTGCTGGTGGCGATGGTCGCCTGCCTGATCGCCGATGGGCTGTGGTATTGGGCCGGCAAGCGTTATGGCGGCGTGCTGCTCAAGACCATCTGCAAGATTTCCCTGTCCCAGGACACCTGCATTCGTCAGGGGCTGACCGTCTACGAGCGTGTTGGGCCCAGGGCAATGCTACTGTCGAAATTCCTGCCCGGCGCGGGCGCCTTGGTCACCACCGTGGCCGGCATGAACGCCACGCCGATCGGGGTGTTCGTGCGCTATTCCCTGGCCGGTTCATTTATCTGGGCGGGTTCGGCGCTGCTGTTGGGCATGCTGTTCAGTGACGCGCTGATCCCCATGCTCGACTGGCTGAGCGGCTACATCCCGGTCGCCATCGTCAGCGTACTGGCGGTGCTGGGGCTGTTCATTGGCTGGAAGTACTCCAAGCGGCGTCGGCTCAAGGCGCGCACGGCACGAATACCGCGCATCACTGTTCCCGAGCTGCTGGCCCTGCGCGACACCGTGGATGCGCCGGTGGTCATCGACGTGCGGCCGAGTTTTCATGCGGCCGTTGTCGAAGGCATACCGGGAGCGGTGTCGATCAGTCTCGAGGAACCCATCGCGCCGTGGATCGAGCGCCTGGGGGATGTCGACATGGTGTTCTATTGCGCCTGCCCGAATGAGCTGTCGGCGGCATTGCTGGCGGAAAAGCTCCACGCCCACGGCCTGACCCGGGGCAAAGCGCTCATCGGCGGGCTGGATGCGTGGCAGGCTGCCCATGTGCAGCCTGAGGCACCGGGCAGAACGGCGGCGTGA
- a CDS encoding Dps family protein codes for MAIEIGINEQDRAEIVEGLSRLLSDTYVLYLKTHNFHWNVTGPMFRTLHLLFEEQYTELATAVDSVAERIRALGFPAPGTYSTYARLSSIKEEPGVPVATDMIQQLVEGQEAVVRTARELFPLLEKVSDEPTADLLTQRMQVHEKAAWMLRSLLEGDGFIG; via the coding sequence ATGGCTATTGAAATCGGAATCAACGAGCAGGACCGTGCAGAGATCGTTGAAGGACTGTCGCGACTGCTTTCCGACACCTACGTGCTGTACCTGAAAACCCACAACTTCCACTGGAACGTGACCGGCCCGATGTTCCGCACGCTGCACCTGCTGTTCGAAGAGCAATACACCGAACTGGCGACGGCGGTGGACTCCGTTGCCGAACGCATTCGAGCCCTGGGCTTCCCGGCGCCAGGCACTTATTCCACCTATGCGCGGTTGTCGTCGATCAAGGAAGAGCCGGGCGTGCCTGTGGCGACTGACATGATCCAGCAACTGGTTGAAGGGCAGGAGGCGGTGGTACGCACCGCGCGCGAACTGTTTCCGCTGCTGGAAAAGGTCAGCGACGAGCCGACTGCCGACCTGCTGACCCAGCGCATGCAAGTCCACGAAAAAGCCGCGTGGATGCTGCGCTCGCTGCTGGAGGGTGACGGGTTCATCGGCTGA
- a CDS encoding (2Fe-2S)-binding protein — protein sequence MITLNVNGTDHSLDIDPDMPLLYALRNYLQLNGAKYGCGLGQCGACTVMVEGKPVFSCLLPSGAATGRAVKTVEGLGSADKPGPLQQAFIDNQAAQCGYCIAGMIMRAQALIDTVAAPTDEQIRTHMAPNLCRCGTHLRIFAAIKATLAARVNP from the coding sequence ATGATCACGCTGAACGTCAATGGCACGGATCATTCGCTGGACATCGATCCGGACATGCCACTGCTCTACGCGCTGCGCAATTACCTGCAACTCAACGGTGCCAAATATGGCTGCGGCCTTGGGCAGTGTGGCGCCTGCACGGTGATGGTCGAAGGCAAACCGGTCTTTTCCTGTCTGCTGCCTTCGGGCGCCGCCACAGGCCGGGCGGTCAAAACCGTCGAAGGCCTGGGCAGTGCCGACAAGCCCGGGCCGTTGCAACAAGCGTTTATCGACAACCAGGCCGCGCAGTGCGGTTATTGCATCGCCGGCATGATCATGCGCGCCCAGGCGCTGATCGATACCGTCGCAGCGCCCACCGACGAGCAGATACGTACGCATATGGCGCCGAACCTGTGCCGCTGTGGCACGCACCTGCGGATTTTCGCCGCGATCAAGGCCACGCTGGCGGCCAGGGTGAACCCATGA
- a CDS encoding xanthine dehydrogenase family protein molybdopterin-binding subunit, giving the protein MKHGEERVDQGRRAFIINGALVVGFAMVPGAGRAFADTEVDTLGTQVLAPDLPGSLRTNPFLDAWIRIDEQNVITVYTGKVELGTGVKTALLQVAAERLEVAPQLIHFLTADTALTPNEGYTAGSHTMFDSGTALFNAAAQVRQLLLESAARQWGSTVEQLSTKDAVIQGPANQSMTYAQALVGVQLHRYASARSPAMAPDRFTRIGHSLPRVDIPSKVSGGASYVQDMRLPGMLHARVIRPPRRGCRLEAIDPSAIDNVGGGVRLVRNGSYLAVVADDEWQAIKAMRKGYELARWSEGDALPDSGNIHQLLTELPSKRYPIRNTGGAVLSPSLSPVHRWKATVTKQYLMHGSIGPSCSVAWFNEGILTVWTHTQGVYPLRAGIAEMLGLPLEKVRCIHAEGSGCYGHNGADDAAADAALIAMALPGKPIRVQWMREQEHLWEPYSSAMRVELDVAADAGGRLGLWNTELWTTPHNERIVNAGRLMPAWLLAKPFAPAPSVPIAQPEGDGDRNVIPLYDVASSRINMTFVTQMPFRSSAMRSLGAHVNVFGIESAMDELAVQAGVDPVEFRLRNLSDPRARAVIEKVAAAFQWPAKASGPGSAIGFAFARYKNIMGYCAIAVQVHVQRQTGEVVIDRVVTAVDVGQVVSPDGLRNQVEGGIVQSASWTLYEQVDYDPAGVRSYDWSGYPILRFPALPRQVEVHVLDQPGQAFLGAAEIVQGPMAAALGNALSNATGKRLLSLPLARSGWHRAL; this is encoded by the coding sequence ATGAAGCACGGCGAGGAGAGGGTCGACCAGGGCCGGCGGGCGTTCATCATCAACGGCGCGCTGGTGGTGGGGTTCGCGATGGTGCCGGGGGCGGGGCGCGCATTTGCCGACACCGAGGTCGACACCCTGGGCACACAGGTGCTGGCGCCGGATCTGCCTGGCAGCCTGCGCACCAATCCGTTCCTGGACGCCTGGATTCGGATCGACGAGCAGAACGTCATCACCGTCTACACGGGCAAGGTGGAGTTGGGCACCGGTGTGAAGACGGCTTTGCTGCAAGTGGCGGCAGAACGCCTTGAGGTCGCGCCGCAGCTGATTCATTTTCTGACGGCCGACACCGCGCTTACCCCCAACGAAGGCTACACCGCCGGCAGCCACACGATGTTCGACAGCGGCACAGCGTTGTTCAATGCCGCCGCACAGGTTCGCCAACTGCTGCTTGAATCCGCCGCGCGGCAATGGGGGAGCACGGTCGAGCAGCTCAGCACAAAGGACGCCGTGATCCAGGGGCCCGCCAACCAATCGATGACTTACGCCCAGGCGCTCGTCGGCGTTCAGTTGCACCGCTATGCCAGCGCCCGTTCACCGGCCATGGCGCCCGACCGCTTCACCCGGATCGGCCACTCGTTGCCGCGCGTCGACATCCCCTCCAAGGTCAGCGGCGGTGCCAGTTATGTCCAGGACATGCGCTTGCCCGGCATGCTTCACGCCCGGGTCATTCGGCCGCCGCGCCGCGGCTGCCGGCTCGAAGCAATCGACCCGTCCGCCATCGACAACGTGGGCGGAGGGGTCAGACTGGTGCGCAATGGCAGCTACCTCGCTGTGGTCGCCGATGACGAATGGCAGGCGATCAAGGCCATGCGCAAGGGCTATGAACTGGCACGCTGGTCCGAAGGGGATGCGCTGCCTGATTCAGGCAATATCCATCAGTTGCTGACCGAGCTGCCGTCGAAACGCTACCCGATCCGTAATACCGGCGGGGCGGTGCTCAGTCCTTCGCTCAGTCCGGTGCATCGTTGGAAAGCGACGGTGACCAAGCAGTACTTGATGCACGGCTCCATCGGCCCGTCGTGCTCGGTGGCCTGGTTCAACGAAGGCATCTTGACCGTCTGGACCCACACCCAGGGGGTTTACCCGCTGCGGGCCGGCATCGCCGAGATGCTCGGCCTGCCGCTGGAAAAGGTGCGCTGTATCCATGCCGAAGGCTCGGGCTGCTACGGCCACAATGGCGCTGACGATGCAGCGGCGGATGCAGCGTTGATCGCCATGGCGCTGCCGGGCAAGCCGATTCGCGTGCAATGGATGCGCGAGCAGGAACATCTCTGGGAGCCATACAGCTCGGCGATGCGCGTCGAGCTGGATGTCGCGGCGGATGCCGGCGGGCGCCTGGGCCTCTGGAACACCGAGCTGTGGACCACGCCGCACAACGAGCGGATCGTCAACGCCGGGCGTCTGATGCCGGCGTGGCTGTTGGCGAAGCCGTTCGCGCCGGCGCCTTCGGTGCCGATTGCCCAGCCCGAGGGGGATGGCGACCGCAACGTGATCCCGCTGTATGACGTCGCCAGCAGTCGGATCAACATGACGTTTGTCACGCAGATGCCGTTTCGCAGCTCGGCGATGCGCTCGCTGGGCGCTCACGTCAACGTCTTCGGTATCGAGTCCGCCATGGACGAGTTGGCCGTGCAAGCCGGCGTCGACCCGGTCGAATTTCGTTTGCGCAATCTCAGCGATCCGCGGGCCCGGGCGGTGATCGAGAAGGTCGCTGCGGCGTTTCAGTGGCCGGCCAAAGCCAGTGGGCCCGGCAGCGCCATCGGCTTTGCCTTCGCCCGCTACAAAAACATCATGGGCTACTGCGCGATCGCGGTGCAGGTGCATGTCCAGCGACAGACCGGCGAGGTGGTCATCGATCGGGTCGTCACGGCGGTAGATGTCGGTCAGGTGGTCAGCCCGGACGGGCTGCGCAATCAGGTCGAGGGCGGGATCGTCCAGTCGGCCAGCTGGACGCTGTACGAGCAGGTCGATTATGACCCTGCCGGCGTGCGCAGCTATGACTGGAGCGGCTACCCGATTCTGCGCTTCCCGGCCTTGCCCCGGCAGGTCGAGGTGCACGTGCTCGACCAGCCCGGCCAGGCGTTTCTTGGCGCCGCCGAGATTGTGCAGGGTCCTATGGCCGCCGCGCTGGGTAATGCCCTGTCAAATGCCACGGGCAAACGGCTGCTGTCCCTGCCATTGGCGCGCAGCGGCTGGCACCGCGCGCTGTAA